Proteins co-encoded in one Methanobrevibacter sp. genomic window:
- the hacA gene encoding homoaconitase large subunit — MPKTMSEKILARASGKDEVEAGDIVIANIDVAMTHDLTGPLAVQSFNEIGTEKVWDPSKIVIPFDHQVPADSIDSANNHIVMRKFVEEQGIENFYDVNAGVCHQILPELGHVVPGEVIVGADSHTCTHGALGAFSTGIGSTDMAMVFSEGTLWFKVPETNRFEITGELKDNVYAKDVILNIIGQMGVDGSTYKACEFGGETVSNMTVSDRMVLTNMAIEMGGKTGLVEPDEKTIKYVESRSNKPYKVFKSDKDADSMTVYDIDVSDLEPQVACPHHVDNVKPVSEVDQEIDQVFLGSCTNGRLSDLRDAAKILKGKQIAKGTRMLVIPASKEVYSKALDEGLLRIFVDAGALVSAPCCGPCLGGHTGIIGPDEVSLSTSNRNFKGRQGSPDGKVYLSSAAVAAASALEGRIVVPE, encoded by the coding sequence ATGCCAAAAACAATGTCAGAAAAAATATTAGCTAGAGCTAGTGGTAAAGACGAAGTTGAGGCTGGAGATATTGTAATTGCAAACATTGATGTTGCAATGACACACGATTTAACAGGCCCTCTTGCAGTACAATCATTTAATGAAATTGGAACTGAAAAAGTATGGGACCCTTCAAAAATTGTAATTCCATTTGATCATCAAGTGCCAGCAGATTCTATTGACTCAGCTAATAATCATATTGTAATGAGAAAATTCGTAGAAGAACAAGGTATTGAAAATTTCTATGACGTTAACGCAGGAGTATGTCATCAAATTTTACCAGAATTAGGACATGTAGTTCCTGGAGAAGTTATTGTAGGGGCAGACTCACACACCTGTACTCATGGTGCATTAGGTGCATTTTCAACCGGTATTGGATCTACAGATATGGCAATGGTATTTTCTGAAGGAACCCTCTGGTTTAAAGTCCCTGAAACCAACAGGTTCGAAATAACTGGTGAATTAAAAGATAATGTTTATGCTAAGGATGTTATTTTAAATATTATTGGGCAAATGGGAGTTGATGGTTCAACTTACAAAGCTTGTGAGTTCGGTGGAGAAACCGTATCAAACATGACTGTTTCCGATAGGATGGTTCTTACAAATATGGCTATTGAAATGGGTGGAAAAACCGGTTTAGTGGAACCTGACGAAAAAACCATAAAATATGTGGAAAGTCGTTCAAATAAACCTTACAAAGTATTTAAAAGTGATAAAGATGCTGACTCAATGACTGTTTATGACATTGACGTGAGCGATTTAGAGCCACAAGTAGCTTGCCCACACCATGTTGACAATGTAAAACCAGTTAGCGAAGTGGATCAGGAAATCGACCAAGTTTTCTTAGGTTCCTGTACTAACGGAAGACTTAGCGATTTAAGAGATGCTGCTAAGATATTAAAAGGAAAACAAATAGCTAAAGGAACAAGAATGTTGGTTATTCCTGCTTCAAAAGAAGTTTACAGTAAAGCACTTGATGAAGGATTACTTAGAATATTTGTTGATGCCGGTGCTCTCGTATCAGCTCCATGCTGTGGTCCTTGTTTAGGTGGCCATACTGGAATTATTGGTCCAGATGAAGTAAGTCTTTCTACATCAAACAGAAACTTCAAAGGAAGACAAGGAAGCCCTGACGGAAAAGTTTATTTATCTTCTGCTGCAGTAGCTGCTGCATCTGCACTTGAAGGAAGAATTGTTGTACCAGAGTGA
- a CDS encoding 3-isopropylmalate dehydratase small subunit, whose protein sequence is MKGKVWKFGNDIDTDIILPGRYLIYTDEERLSQHCMEGLDEDFNEKCNPGDFIVAGNNFGCGSSREHAPIALKGLGVAAVIAESFARIFYRNSTNVGVPLLEAPGITKLVEEGEEIEVDMEKGTITSESGETITFKKLPPFMLEILEKGGLIEYLKQKKQ, encoded by the coding sequence ATGAAAGGAAAAGTTTGGAAATTTGGAAACGATATTGATACTGATATTATTCTTCCTGGTAGATATTTGATTTACACAGATGAAGAAAGATTATCTCAACATTGTATGGAAGGTTTAGATGAAGATTTTAATGAAAAATGTAACCCTGGAGACTTTATAGTGGCTGGAAATAATTTCGGTTGCGGATCTTCACGTGAACACGCACCAATTGCTCTTAAAGGGCTAGGCGTTGCAGCTGTAATTGCAGAATCTTTTGCAAGAATCTTTTATAGAAACTCTACAAATGTGGGAGTGCCATTGCTTGAAGCTCCTGGAATAACTAAACTTGTAGAGGAAGGAGAAGAAATTGAAGTAGATATGGAGAAAGGAACAATCACATCTGAAAGCGGTGAAACAATTACCTTTAAAAAATTACCTCCATTCATGTTAGAAATTTTAGAAAAAGGTGGGTTAATTGAGTACCTCAAGCAAAAAAAACAATAA
- the ribH gene encoding 6,7-dimethyl-8-ribityllumazine synthase — protein MVKYRIGAVVAEFNYDITQMMLGLAEEEARFRDCEITRVVTVPGVFDMGLIVKKLLEKDDIDAVVAIGAVIEGATDHDQIVAQHASRKIADLSLEYEKPVTLGISGPGMTRLDAHRRIDMGKKAVDAAIKMCERLESLKDD, from the coding sequence ATGGTAAAATACAGAATAGGTGCTGTAGTAGCAGAATTTAATTATGATATAACCCAAATGATGTTAGGTCTTGCTGAAGAAGAAGCAAGATTTAGAGACTGTGAAATTACAAGAGTAGTTACCGTCCCTGGTGTATTCGATATGGGATTAATCGTTAAAAAATTACTTGAAAAAGATGACATAGACGCTGTAGTGGCAATTGGTGCTGTAATCGAAGGTGCAACTGACCATGATCAAATTGTAGCACAACATGCTTCCCGTAAAATAGCTGACTTATCCTTAGAATACGAAAAACCAGTAACTCTTGGTATAAGTGGTCCTGGAATGACCAGACTTGATGCTCACAGACGTATCGATATGGGTAAAAAGGCTGTAGATGCAGCTATTAAAATGTGTGAAAGATTAGAATCATTAAAAGATGATTAG
- a CDS encoding glycosyltransferase family 2 protein: protein MISTVELKDGVSVIVPTSNKEDNIKPLLNSLEEQTLDNELFEIIFIQDKGNSKLIEEFKSKNPEINIILANSEPGLSQAYNEGISLAGREYTTFIDYKDYISPKYLEMLFKNAKNNRIVIPTLMDVNEETGEVRNTYFTSPSLEKGGLIKNPFSNKLSGTIHIPMKLIPTVSIKYTSFNTNNNEDLQYYVKLYSRHDFEFYILDKNDEAFYYKLLEKPNYENNIRKPLENIKEFNKQLSSTANEELIKSLIDSQILFMNKYLFEYPEDLEKVMLEVYDYEFKYFSYKLLNENPSNINKPINELVISYAFAPTSTTSSNDVAKKILKSKENVDVICGTLFNEPKDESMAKIVEEYVDKKMLVDLDDYHFYSGGKKFGKEGLKILNEQPTYDNIYSCVQFVPAHYLGYLYKISHDTFWTAEFSDPIIRHFNAGLMSSPINDQDLVDEINETIPDGFDKVKVTDTVNEIIEYITYIFADRIIFTNEKQMELMVNDFPKLKEMVIEKSITKRHPTLEEKYYYIGKSDYELDDDYVNFAYFGVLYENRSFEEFINGFDSLPDEYKEKFRLHVFSPDREIFEEVLSEELLEKTVINDPINYFEFLNLTTKMDILLVEDSTVAGLYDFNPYLPSKVSDYKGTNVDIWAVCDEDSIMSHMAEIKYKSSMNNINSAKSVLNQIMSDKLGEKINNDDLTDEELFKYYKVRHSHLVTKLSQLNNIKNNEISQKNSLLQEKNKLSSEKKALLAEKEKWKKEKEDLIKERNALKSQNTFYEARIEEYKNYTEYLRKWMRPRFVFTALKKVRSLYRKLKN, encoded by the coding sequence ATGATATCAACTGTAGAATTAAAAGATGGAGTAAGTGTAATTGTTCCTACTTCAAACAAGGAGGACAATATTAAACCTCTTTTAAATTCTCTTGAAGAGCAAACCCTAGATAACGAATTATTTGAAATCATTTTCATTCAAGACAAAGGCAATTCCAAGTTAATTGAAGAGTTTAAATCAAAAAATCCTGAAATTAACATAATCCTAGCCAACAGTGAACCGGGATTATCCCAAGCATACAATGAAGGCATTTCATTAGCAGGTAGGGAATATACTACATTCATTGATTATAAGGACTACATCAGTCCAAAATATCTTGAAATGCTCTTTAAAAATGCTAAAAACAATAGAATTGTAATTCCAACACTTATGGATGTTAATGAAGAAACCGGAGAAGTTAGGAATACTTATTTTACTTCACCTAGTCTTGAAAAGGGAGGGTTAATAAAAAATCCTTTTTCCAATAAGTTATCAGGCACAATACACATACCAATGAAGTTAATTCCTACAGTTAGTATCAAATATACTTCTTTTAATACAAACAACAACGAAGATCTTCAGTATTATGTTAAATTATACTCAAGACATGATTTTGAATTCTATATATTGGATAAAAATGACGAGGCATTCTACTACAAATTGTTAGAAAAGCCTAATTATGAAAATAATATCAGAAAGCCTCTAGAGAACATAAAGGAATTCAATAAGCAATTATCCAGTACCGCCAATGAAGAATTGATTAAAAGTCTGATAGATTCACAGATACTATTTATGAATAAATATTTATTTGAGTATCCTGAGGATTTGGAGAAGGTTATGCTTGAAGTTTATGATTATGAATTCAAATATTTCTCCTACAAGCTATTAAACGAAAATCCATCAAACATAAACAAACCAATCAATGAACTTGTAATCTCATATGCGTTTGCACCAACAAGTACAACATCAAGTAATGACGTGGCCAAAAAGATTTTAAAAAGCAAGGAAAATGTTGATGTAATCTGCGGAACACTCTTCAATGAGCCAAAAGACGAGTCAATGGCTAAAATCGTTGAAGAATATGTGGACAAGAAGATGTTGGTGGATTTGGATGACTACCACTTCTATTCCGGAGGAAAAAAATTTGGAAAGGAAGGATTGAAAATACTAAATGAACAACCGACTTATGATAATATCTATAGCTGCGTGCAGTTCGTTCCGGCCCATTATCTAGGATACTTGTACAAAATATCCCATGATACATTTTGGACTGCTGAATTCTCAGATCCTATTATTCGTCATTTTAATGCAGGGTTAATGAGTTCACCAATAAATGATCAGGACCTTGTAGATGAAATTAATGAAACCATACCTGACGGATTTGACAAGGTAAAAGTCACTGACACAGTAAACGAAATAATTGAATATATAACTTATATCTTTGCAGATAGGATTATTTTTACAAATGAAAAGCAGATGGAGCTGATGGTTAACGATTTTCCAAAGCTAAAGGAAATGGTCATTGAAAAATCCATTACGAAAAGGCATCCTACCCTAGAGGAAAAATATTATTATATCGGGAAAAGCGATTATGAATTAGACGATGATTATGTTAATTTTGCTTATTTCGGAGTTTTATATGAAAATAGAAGCTTTGAAGAGTTTATAAATGGTTTTGATAGTTTACCTGATGAATATAAGGAAAAATTTAGATTGCACGTATTCAGTCCCGATAGGGAAATATTTGAAGAGGTCTTAAGCGAAGAGCTTCTTGAAAAAACCGTAATAAACGACCCCATCAACTATTTCGAATTTTTAAATCTGACAACAAAAATGGACATATTGCTTGTAGAGGACAGTACCGTAGCTGGATTATATGATTTCAATCCTTACTTGCCATCTAAAGTATCAGATTATAAAGGAACAAATGTTGATATCTGGGCAGTCTGTGATGAAGACAGCATTATGTCCCACATGGCCGAAATTAAATATAAATCTTCTATGAACAACATCAATTCTGCAAAAAGCGTCTTGAATCAGATAATGAGTGATAAGTTAGGAGAAAAAATAAATAATGATGATCTAACCGACGAAGAATTATTTAAATATTATAAAGTCAGGCATTCCCATTTGGTAACTAAGCTGAGTCAATTGAATAATATAAAGAACAATGAAATTTCACAGAAAAATTCATTATTGCAGGAAAAAAATAAGTTAAGCTCTGAAAAAAAGGCATTGCTTGCCGAAAAAGAAAAATGGAAGAAGGAAAAAGAAGATTTAATTAAAGAAAGAAATGCATTAAAATCACAAAATACATTTTATGAAGCTAGAATTGAAGAATATAAGAACTATACTGAATATTTAAGAAAATGGATGAGGCCTCGTTTTGTATTTACTGCATTAAAAAAAGTCAGAAGCTTATATAGGAAATTAAAGAATTAA
- a CDS encoding isocitrate/isopropylmalate family dehydrogenase, translated as MSTSSKKNNKYQIAVVPGDGIGQEVMEATLSVLDGLDLDFDYVFGEAGDECLEKNGVPLPEETLDIIRNADACLFGAAGESAANVIVKIRQEMKMFANLRPVKSYPNTKSLFSGVDFMIVRENTEGMYIADEEEYTPEGAIAKRIITRAAEERIIRYAFEYAKENNKGKVTAVHKANVLKKSDGLFKEIFYEVAKEYPEIETEDFYVDATAMYLITNPQSFEVIVTTNLFGDILSDEGAGVVGGLGLLPSANIGEEGALFEPVHGSAPDIAGQKKANPTAMLLSAVMMLRYIGENEAADKLDAAILKVLTEGKVLTGDLGGNANTFEMADAIKENL; from the coding sequence TTGAGTACCTCAAGCAAAAAAAACAATAAATACCAAATAGCAGTTGTTCCTGGAGATGGGATAGGTCAAGAAGTAATGGAAGCTACATTATCTGTATTGGATGGTCTTGACTTGGATTTTGATTATGTATTTGGAGAGGCTGGTGATGAATGCCTTGAGAAAAATGGAGTCCCTCTTCCAGAAGAAACACTTGACATTATTAGAAATGCAGATGCGTGTTTATTTGGAGCTGCAGGGGAAAGTGCAGCAAATGTAATTGTAAAAATACGTCAGGAAATGAAAATGTTTGCAAATTTAAGGCCTGTAAAATCATATCCAAACACCAAATCTTTGTTTAGTGGTGTGGACTTTATGATTGTACGTGAAAACACAGAAGGCATGTATATTGCAGACGAAGAAGAATATACTCCAGAAGGAGCTATAGCAAAACGTATAATCACTCGTGCAGCTGAAGAACGTATTATTAGATATGCTTTTGAGTATGCAAAAGAAAACAACAAAGGTAAAGTGACAGCTGTTCACAAAGCAAACGTTCTTAAGAAAAGTGATGGACTATTTAAGGAAATATTCTATGAAGTAGCTAAAGAATATCCAGAAATCGAAACCGAAGATTTCTATGTTGATGCTACAGCAATGTATCTTATTACAAACCCTCAAAGCTTTGAAGTTATCGTGACTACTAACTTGTTTGGAGATATTTTGTCTGATGAAGGTGCAGGAGTCGTTGGAGGTCTTGGATTATTACCTTCAGCTAACATTGGTGAAGAAGGAGCATTGTTTGAACCTGTACATGGATCAGCACCAGATATTGCAGGACAGAAAAAGGCAAATCCTACAGCTATGCTTCTCTCCGCTGTAATGATGCTTAGATACATTGGTGAAAATGAAGCAGCTGATAAATTAGATGCTGCAATCCTAAAAGTTTTAACCGAAGGAAAAGTGTTGACTGGGGATTTAGGCGGAAATGCGAATACCTTTGAAATGGCAGATGCAATTAAAGAGAATTTATAA
- a CDS encoding glycosyltransferase family 2 protein has product MSLELKKGVSVVVPTYKGENHISVLLDSLKEQTLENDLFEVIFVVNGPEDETPNIIKKFQKENPDFNIVLTKSEKGAAYARNKGIFEAKREYITFVDDDDRITPNYLKKFFEKAKPNRVVIGTFLDIDEDTGEVKESYISGPLLKRSGMINDAYSTLTSALVIMTAKLIPSNAVKDNLFNPVLSNGEDVAFYSSLYAKNDFEFYLLDKSEDAVYYRLLRSDSVSRQDITYEFNIKDRLKVIKELNKSLRIAKNPKVKIMIRNLITSQVLWMNKYLFEYPEDLERVMYAVDKQDFDYFPYKYINEDPTQLNKPNSELIISYAFAPTSTTSSNVIAKKILLNKRNVSVICGTLDDEPKDELLGRIVDEFVTDKMKIDIDDYFFYSDGKKFVKKGLEILNKKPTYEKIYSRAQFIPSHLLGFFYKATHDTYWTAEFSDPVIYTLEGKYMSNSINDEELVEKINKALPDGFDKVKITDTVNEIVEYITFILADEIIFTNENQREIMLEDFPKLKEMVYNKSKVSRHPTLEKKYYYLRNSDYEIDKNYINFAYFGVVYGSRSFEEFMAGFNHLNEEFKDNFRLHIFTPNSLMFEQILTPEILEKTKINPPVEYFEFLNLTTKMDILLVEDASTNGIYDINPFLPSKISDYKGSGNDIWAICEKGSIMNGMENIKYKSNIKDFNSSKMAINHIMADKLGVAVKVEELNEYEIIKYYQERHAHLLNKMVGLARTVETLTPKQRFYERRIQEYREYTNYLRKWMRPRFMFKLLKKFRDYFRKFKGLLKRAKNN; this is encoded by the coding sequence ATGAGTTTGGAATTGAAAAAAGGTGTTAGTGTAGTTGTGCCAACATATAAGGGTGAAAACCACATAAGTGTTCTTTTAGATTCTTTAAAAGAACAAACATTGGAAAATGATTTATTTGAAGTGATTTTTGTTGTTAATGGTCCGGAAGATGAAACACCAAACATAATCAAAAAATTCCAAAAAGAAAACCCTGACTTTAATATTGTATTAACTAAAAGTGAAAAAGGAGCGGCCTATGCCCGTAACAAAGGTATTTTTGAAGCTAAAAGAGAATACATTACCTTTGTAGATGACGATGATCGTATAACTCCAAATTATCTTAAAAAGTTCTTTGAGAAGGCTAAACCCAATAGGGTGGTTATTGGAACTTTTCTAGATATCGATGAAGATACAGGTGAAGTTAAGGAGTCCTACATCAGCGGACCTCTTCTTAAAAGAAGTGGAATGATTAATGATGCATACTCTACTTTAACTAGTGCTCTTGTTATAATGACAGCGAAACTGATTCCGAGCAATGCTGTCAAGGATAACTTGTTTAATCCTGTTTTAAGCAATGGGGAAGATGTTGCATTCTATTCTTCATTGTATGCCAAAAATGACTTTGAGTTTTATCTTTTAGACAAAAGCGAAGATGCTGTTTATTATAGGCTTCTAAGATCAGATTCTGTATCAAGACAGGACATTACATATGAATTTAACATAAAAGATCGTTTGAAAGTTATTAAAGAGCTTAATAAATCACTTAGGATTGCTAAAAATCCAAAAGTGAAGATAATGATTAGGAATTTAATCACCTCACAGGTCTTATGGATGAACAAATATCTCTTTGAATACCCTGAGGATTTAGAAAGAGTCATGTATGCTGTGGACAAACAAGATTTCGATTATTTCCCTTACAAATATATAAATGAAGACCCAACACAGCTCAATAAACCAAATAGCGAATTGATAATATCCTATGCATTTGCACCAACAAGTACAACATCCAGTAATGTTATAGCTAAAAAGATCTTGCTAAATAAAAGAAATGTCAGTGTAATATGCGGAACACTTGACGATGAGCCTAAAGATGAATTATTGGGTAGGATTGTTGATGAATTTGTCACCGATAAGATGAAAATAGATATTGACGACTACTTTTTCTATTCTGACGGGAAAAAATTCGTGAAAAAAGGTTTGGAAATATTAAACAAAAAACCAACCTATGAAAAAATTTACAGTAGAGCACAATTTATCCCATCACATTTACTTGGATTTTTCTACAAAGCTACTCATGATACTTATTGGACAGCAGAATTTTCAGATCCAGTCATTTATACCTTGGAAGGAAAATATATGAGTAATTCCATTAATGATGAAGAATTAGTTGAAAAAATTAATAAAGCACTTCCTGATGGGTTTGACAAAGTAAAGATTACTGATACTGTAAACGAAATAGTGGAATATATCACATTCATACTTGCTGATGAAATTATCTTCACTAATGAAAATCAAAGGGAGATAATGCTTGAAGACTTCCCTAAGCTAAAGGAGATGGTTTATAATAAGTCCAAAGTAAGCAGGCATCCTACATTGGAAAAGAAATACTATTATCTTAGAAATAGTGACTATGAAATTGATAAAAACTATATTAATTTCGCTTACTTCGGCGTGGTCTACGGAAGCAGAAGCTTTGAAGAATTCATGGCAGGTTTTAATCATTTGAATGAGGAATTCAAAGACAATTTCCGCTTACACATATTTACACCAAATTCATTGATGTTTGAACAGATTTTAACCCCCGAAATTCTTGAAAAAACTAAAATAAACCCTCCTGTTGAATACTTCGAATTCCTAAACCTTACTACAAAAATGGACATATTGCTCGTGGAAGACGCTTCAACAAATGGCATATATGACATTAACCCATTTTTACCTTCCAAAATATCAGACTACAAAGGAAGCGGAAATGATATCTGGGCCATCTGTGAAAAGGGAAGCATAATGAATGGAATGGAGAACATAAAATACAAATCCAACATAAAAGACTTTAATTCTTCAAAAATGGCAATAAATCATATAATGGCCGATAAATTAGGAGTTGCAGTAAAAGTAGAAGAATTAAATGAATATGAAATCATAAAGTATTATCAGGAAAGACATGCCCACTTATTAAATAAGATGGTAGGCCTAGCTAGAACCGTAGAAACTTTAACACCAAAACAAAGATTCTACGAACGCAGAATTCAAGAATATAGAGAATATACAAATTACCTAAGAAAATGGATGAGACCACGTTTCATGTTTAAACTATTGAAAAAATTCAGAGATTACTTTAGAAAATTCAAGGGTTTGTTGAAGCGTGCAAAAAATAATTAA
- a CDS encoding DUF2264 domain-containing protein, with translation MSNSIFGRFKKNKADFVEPTFQEPTPIWEDRNFWIEIMQRISYPVLSNLKKGELRKNMPYESLGSEMEKFSPFEAFSRVFNGIAPWLNLPMDRSNEGNLREKYVGLTLRSIENIVNPNSNDYLSFTEPKQSLVNAAFFAQGLLRCQHKIWLNLPLDVQARVAAELKNTRIIAPYENHWLLYTSMIEATLLDLTGECDFERLEYGLLKFWDEWYIGDGLYKDGNQFKAGYENSMIIHPMLNDILMVMRKYNVDGNEFLNKQLMRTSRLASQLERSISPTGTYPLIGEALTSRAGVFHSLSQATLLRILPSNIRPAQVRSALTQVLRTQFQDNHNFTEGNWLRIGINGSQINAAEKNMSTGGLYACCAVFLPLGLPQNDQFWVAPYEEWTTLKAWNGNQIQADQSIDF, from the coding sequence ATGAGCAATTCTATTTTTGGACGTTTTAAGAAAAATAAAGCGGATTTTGTTGAACCTACTTTTCAAGAACCGACTCCAATTTGGGAAGATAGAAATTTTTGGATTGAAATAATGCAAAGAATATCTTATCCGGTTTTGTCTAATTTAAAAAAAGGTGAATTAAGAAAAAACATGCCTTATGAATCTTTAGGTAGTGAAATGGAAAAGTTTTCACCTTTTGAAGCATTTTCAAGAGTATTTAATGGTATTGCACCTTGGTTAAATTTGCCTATGGATAGGTCAAATGAAGGAAATTTGCGTGAAAAATATGTAGGCTTGACTTTAAGATCTATAGAAAATATTGTTAATCCAAATAGTAATGATTATTTAAGTTTTACAGAACCTAAACAGTCATTAGTAAATGCGGCGTTCTTTGCTCAAGGTTTATTAAGATGTCAACATAAAATTTGGTTAAATTTACCATTAGATGTTCAAGCTAGAGTTGCAGCAGAACTTAAGAATACTAGAATCATTGCTCCATATGAAAATCATTGGCTGCTTTATACTTCAATGATTGAAGCTACACTTTTAGATTTAACTGGTGAATGTGATTTTGAACGTTTGGAATATGGTTTGCTTAAATTTTGGGATGAATGGTATATTGGCGATGGTCTTTATAAAGATGGAAATCAATTCAAAGCAGGATATGAAAATAGTATGATTATTCATCCAATGTTAAATGATATTTTAATGGTCATGAGAAAATATAATGTGGATGGAAACGAATTTTTAAATAAACAGCTTATGAGAACAAGTAGATTGGCATCTCAGTTGGAACGTTCTATTTCACCTACAGGAACATATCCACTTATTGGCGAAGCTTTAACTTCTAGAGCTGGAGTTTTCCACAGTTTGTCACAAGCAACACTTCTTAGAATATTGCCGTCTAACATACGTCCTGCTCAGGTTAGATCAGCTTTAACACAAGTCTTAAGAACTCAATTTCAGGATAATCATAATTTCACTGAAGGAAATTGGTTAAGAATTGGAATTAATGGTAGTCAAATAAATGCTGCTGAAAAAAATATGAGTACCGGTGGACTTTATGCATGTTGTGCAGTTTTCTTACCTTTGGGATTGCCACAAAATGATCAGTTTTGGGTAGCTCCATATGAAGAATGGACTACTTTAAAAGCTTGGAATGGTAATCAAATTCAAGCGGATCAATCTATTGACTTTTAA